The following proteins come from a genomic window of Gimesia chilikensis:
- a CDS encoding cadherin repeat domain-containing protein: MQKREKILAAIFGTIILVWLGMPVINSTFIEPVQTRQNQLKVLNQQIDQKENKELELLRSARQLGDWVAHSLPPDEHDAQRLYLEWLSDVAELSGITNLKLSPGRRIREGKTYIAIQVSLEGTATYAQLAQFLLHFYQTDLRQNIINLELDSTGTAKADQLEVKLTAEGLALSKARPREQLFPRTRLSESLNFDATSLKLNGAGEFPNETPFRVRINQEFLTVNAIKGDTWTVTRGTSQTVPARYEAGTPVELAPMNQTAEGSTKLQQTLTQDAQLLKVLSDRYFPSGESFLIKIDNEILNVSSRTSTEWTVQRGVLDTRPASHNKGAAVTQVPEYLQALYDYQQIADNSPFAKPVPDKVYQLELRDIGKQTLIRGNSLDLSLPLAGINPSQSAPKISVKSDLLGIVAQAGKLQWAPATEQKTGTFPVTITATQGDQKVERTFEIEFMEKNTAPKLETVSTVTAYQTRPLTLQVKATDSDQPAQKLMFELESGAPEGMRINSQTGELTWTPSVATEMKEYPVTVKVTDSGIPSASSTQKLTVNVTLDDAFFTFLTGSIELDGRRIAWIRNRATNEKREVKEGDSIDVADLHAVVKTITDQHIILEIDGKPWMLSLGENFRSLRNLASVPVLN, from the coding sequence ATGCAGAAACGAGAAAAAATACTAGCTGCGATTTTTGGGACCATCATTCTGGTCTGGCTCGGGATGCCTGTGATTAACAGCACCTTCATCGAACCGGTTCAGACACGGCAGAATCAGCTTAAAGTATTGAATCAACAGATCGATCAGAAGGAGAACAAAGAACTGGAACTGCTCCGCTCTGCCCGACAACTGGGTGACTGGGTGGCACATAGTCTCCCTCCAGACGAGCATGACGCGCAGCGTCTTTACCTCGAATGGTTGAGCGATGTAGCGGAACTCTCGGGTATTACCAATCTGAAACTCTCACCCGGGCGGCGGATTCGAGAAGGCAAAACCTATATTGCGATTCAGGTGTCGCTGGAAGGGACAGCAACCTACGCTCAACTCGCTCAGTTTCTGCTGCATTTCTACCAGACCGATTTACGTCAGAACATCATCAATCTCGAACTGGACAGCACCGGGACTGCAAAAGCGGATCAGCTAGAAGTGAAGTTAACTGCGGAAGGGCTGGCACTGAGTAAAGCCAGGCCGCGCGAACAGCTGTTTCCACGTACCAGGTTGTCTGAGAGTTTGAATTTTGATGCAACCAGTCTGAAACTGAATGGGGCTGGGGAGTTCCCGAACGAAACTCCGTTCCGCGTGCGGATTAATCAGGAATTTCTGACTGTGAATGCGATCAAGGGTGATACCTGGACAGTGACCCGTGGTACTAGCCAAACGGTGCCGGCACGCTATGAAGCGGGGACTCCGGTCGAACTGGCTCCCATGAATCAGACAGCAGAAGGAAGCACGAAGCTGCAACAGACTCTGACCCAGGATGCTCAGCTGCTCAAGGTTCTGTCGGATCGCTATTTCCCTTCTGGTGAGAGCTTCCTGATCAAAATTGATAATGAAATTCTGAATGTGAGCAGTCGTACTTCAACAGAGTGGACTGTCCAGCGTGGTGTGCTTGATACCAGACCAGCCTCGCATAACAAAGGAGCGGCTGTAACTCAGGTGCCGGAATACCTGCAGGCATTATATGACTATCAGCAGATCGCTGATAACAGTCCTTTCGCCAAACCGGTTCCTGACAAGGTTTATCAACTGGAACTTCGCGATATTGGGAAACAGACTCTGATCAGAGGTAACAGCCTGGATCTGTCCCTGCCCCTTGCAGGGATCAATCCCTCACAGTCAGCACCGAAGATTTCTGTCAAATCAGATTTACTCGGGATTGTAGCCCAGGCTGGAAAACTGCAATGGGCACCGGCAACAGAACAGAAGACCGGAACATTTCCCGTGACAATCACTGCCACCCAAGGCGATCAGAAAGTTGAGAGAACGTTCGAGATCGAGTTTATGGAAAAAAATACCGCCCCAAAACTGGAAACGGTATCTACTGTGACGGCATACCAGACGCGCCCCTTAACCCTCCAGGTAAAAGCAACTGACTCGGATCAACCTGCTCAGAAACTGATGTTCGAATTAGAGTCAGGTGCTCCCGAAGGCATGCGGATCAACTCTCAGACCGGTGAGTTGACCTGGACGCCGTCCGTAGCGACAGAAATGAAAGAATACCCTGTGACAGTCAAAGTCACCGATTCCGGGATACCCTCTGCGTCCAGCACTCAGAAGCTGACAGTTAATGTCACATTAGATGATGCATTTTTTACATTTTTAACAGGCAGTATCGAACTGGATGGCCGTCGAATCGCCTGGATCCGCAATCGCGCTACCAATGAAAAACGGGAAGTCAAAGAGGGGGATTCAATCGATGTCGCAGATTTGCATGCGGTTGTGAAAACGATCACCGATCAACACATCATTCTGGAAATAGACGGAAAGCCCTGGATGCTCTCTTTGGGAGAAAATTTCAGATCTCTGCGAAACCTGGCCTCGGTTCCCGTGTTAAATTAG
- a CDS encoding type II secretion system protein GspG codes for MKQIKIHNRQQRRGFTLLEMLIVLGIILVIAAMVVPNLLGSQKKANIKATRASIHNLEQAFKLYAAENNGEYPQGGPEQLQLLLEPVSSDGQAAEPFIESLPLDAWGQMFHYEYPNNKAQSTKPAIWSSGPNQQDENGSGDDVNNWEQTE; via the coding sequence ATGAAACAAATCAAGATTCACAACAGACAACAGCGGCGTGGTTTTACCCTCCTCGAAATGCTGATCGTGCTGGGCATTATTCTCGTGATCGCTGCGATGGTCGTTCCCAACCTGCTGGGAAGCCAGAAAAAAGCAAATATCAAAGCGACCCGCGCCAGTATCCATAATCTCGAACAGGCATTCAAACTCTATGCCGCCGAGAATAATGGTGAATATCCTCAAGGCGGACCGGAACAGTTACAGCTGCTGCTCGAACCCGTCAGCTCGGATGGTCAGGCTGCTGAACCCTTCATTGAATCTCTGCCACTGGATGCCTGGGGGCAGATGTTCCACTACGAGTACCCGAACAATAAAGCGCAGTCCACTAAGCCGGCCATCTGGTCTTCGGGCCCCAATCAGCAGGATGAAAACGGTTCCGGCGATGATGTTAATAACTGGGAGCAGACAGAATAG
- a CDS encoding prepilin-type N-terminal cleavage/methylation domain-containing protein: MISIPTQKRTRAGLTLLEVLISLAIFLGALTALSQLIGIGSRAAVQAQLRTQAILKCQSKLAEVLAGAQPLESVSLAAYEDEENWKWSLDVQPGAYENMLQLTVRVLYSGAGESVTTSYQLTRQIRDPAMLLDAANTVESASELTLEEQL; this comes from the coding sequence ATGATCAGCATTCCAACGCAAAAACGCACTCGTGCCGGATTGACCCTGCTCGAGGTCTTAATCTCACTGGCGATTTTCCTCGGCGCACTCACAGCCCTCAGTCAGTTGATTGGCATCGGTTCCCGGGCAGCAGTGCAGGCGCAGTTGCGAACACAGGCAATACTTAAATGCCAGTCAAAACTTGCGGAAGTACTGGCGGGAGCCCAGCCTCTGGAATCGGTTTCTCTGGCTGCGTATGAAGATGAAGAAAACTGGAAGTGGAGCCTGGATGTCCAGCCTGGCGCCTACGAGAACATGCTGCAGTTAACAGTCAGAGTACTCTACTCCGGTGCGGGAGAAAGTGTCACGACCAGCTATCAGCTGACACGACAGATTCGAGATCCGGCAATGCTGCTCGACGCAGCCAACACCGTGGAGTCAGCTTCAGAGCTGACACTGGAGGAGCAGCTATGA
- a CDS encoding prepilin-type N-terminal cleavage/methylation domain-containing protein: MIYRQYQPGKQHSRRAAFTLLEMLLVLALLLVLVSVVWPAVLRISASNRLRQSMLDLNSAFAAARVRAIDQGVMYQVFLEPGGRQYLVVPVDQGLLGGASSGANTSTIATSQSVLSGRLPEEFQFSQETSAVVTEAAVPYAWLSNLPNSKNWNWMQGAFPITFYPDGTAAFDLNQDVLKDKRSVARIQLRGLTGTTTVSYGQGKSS; encoded by the coding sequence GTGATCTACCGACAGTACCAGCCAGGAAAACAGCATTCACGACGAGCTGCTTTTACGCTGCTCGAGATGCTGCTGGTCCTGGCTCTGCTGCTGGTTCTGGTCAGTGTCGTCTGGCCGGCTGTGTTGCGCATCAGCGCGAGCAACCGGCTGCGACAGAGCATGCTGGATCTGAATTCCGCCTTTGCTGCCGCCCGGGTGCGGGCCATTGATCAGGGGGTGATGTATCAGGTCTTTCTGGAACCGGGAGGGCGGCAGTATCTGGTCGTTCCCGTCGATCAAGGACTGCTGGGAGGGGCATCTTCTGGAGCCAATACGAGTACCATCGCGACCAGTCAATCTGTGCTCTCGGGGAGGTTGCCCGAGGAATTCCAGTTCAGCCAGGAAACTTCCGCAGTCGTGACGGAAGCGGCAGTCCCCTACGCCTGGTTATCAAACCTGCCAAATTCAAAAAACTGGAACTGGATGCAGGGGGCTTTCCCCATCACCTTTTATCCGGATGGGACGGCTGCCTTTGATTTGAATCAGGATGTTCTGAAAGATAAACGTTCCGTGGCCCGCATTCAACTACGCGGCCTTACCGGGACGACCACGGTTTCCTACGGACAGGGGAAATCGTCATGA
- a CDS encoding type II secretion system F family protein — protein MPEFQYIAREATGRQVTGVLSAANQQDALNSLAAKSLFPVKVDLADAAKAQLRRSGKRVRARYLSVFYTQLADLLKSGVPLLRSLELLNRQSTNPSLKQVLEEVRAEVADGTRLAVAMGQHPKVFSELAVSMVRAGEEGSFLEDVLKRIASFTDHQEELKNRVVGAMIYPAFLTTFGTVIVSFLLVYFVPKFEPIFQRMSERGDLPWATTTLLGFSAFMQSYWFLIFFAIVFVGAAVYKYLETTEGRMKFDQFRLNAYGLGAIVRSLAIARFCRILGTLLANGVPILQSLRIAKDAAGNKVISNSIGEAAESISAGKSIAEPFAISGQFPEEVVEMIAVGEEANNLEQVLIDIADNMERQTNRKLDMFVRMLEPLMLLIMAAVVVFVMLALLLPVFQSSGLI, from the coding sequence ATGCCCGAATTTCAGTATATCGCACGAGAAGCAACAGGCCGCCAGGTGACCGGTGTGCTTTCTGCTGCCAATCAGCAGGATGCACTGAATTCGCTGGCTGCCAAGAGTCTGTTTCCGGTCAAAGTCGATCTGGCAGATGCGGCGAAAGCGCAGCTGAGACGGTCTGGTAAACGGGTTCGGGCCCGCTATCTGTCTGTTTTTTATACACAGCTGGCCGACTTGCTCAAATCGGGGGTGCCTCTCTTACGCTCATTGGAACTGTTGAACCGGCAATCGACCAACCCGTCACTCAAGCAGGTACTTGAAGAGGTCCGCGCTGAAGTTGCTGATGGAACCCGGCTGGCAGTCGCGATGGGGCAGCATCCCAAAGTCTTTTCGGAACTGGCTGTGAGTATGGTACGTGCCGGCGAGGAAGGCAGCTTCCTGGAAGATGTATTAAAGCGAATTGCCAGCTTCACGGATCATCAGGAAGAACTGAAAAACCGGGTAGTCGGTGCGATGATCTATCCCGCGTTCCTGACCACCTTCGGAACTGTGATCGTCAGCTTTCTGCTGGTTTACTTCGTTCCCAAGTTTGAACCGATTTTTCAACGGATGTCTGAGCGAGGCGACCTCCCCTGGGCAACCACAACTTTGCTTGGTTTCAGTGCTTTTATGCAGTCGTACTGGTTTCTGATATTTTTTGCGATCGTTTTCGTGGGAGCCGCAGTTTATAAATATCTCGAGACAACGGAAGGCCGTATGAAATTCGATCAGTTCCGGTTGAATGCCTATGGCCTGGGAGCCATTGTTCGTAGTCTGGCTATCGCCCGTTTTTGCCGAATTCTCGGGACCCTGCTGGCCAATGGCGTCCCCATCCTGCAATCCCTGAGAATCGCCAAGGATGCCGCCGGTAATAAAGTCATCAGTAATTCGATTGGTGAAGCCGCAGAGAGTATTTCTGCCGGAAAATCGATTGCTGAGCCTTTTGCCATAAGTGGTCAGTTCCCGGAAGAAGTCGTCGAAATGATCGCCGTTGGTGAGGAAGCCAACAACCTGGAACAGGTGTTGATCGATATCGCAGATAACATGGAACGCCAGACCAACCGCAAGCTGGATATGTTTGTGCGAATGCTGGAGCCACTTATGCTGCTCATCATGGCAGCTGTGGTCGTTTTTGTGATGCTGGCATTACTTTTACCGGTTTTCCAAAGCTCTGGTTTAATATAA
- a CDS encoding general secretion pathway protein GspK, translated as MKYTVNSQPGFRSIRQTPVGRLSERAGSTLLVVLVVVVMLSLGAYTFSELMIVEIEATNSYGRAIQSRELALSGIELAAAYVGDRSDVDGWNSYHNPSQFQNINLIPSDVPRVSGYFSIVAPVISDAQSKTIRFGLSNESGKLNLNILATEEDNELDVEAITAVDRLMYIPNMTEEIASAILDWIDEDDDPRAYGAESDYYGTLESPYYAKNAPLESLDELLLVRGVTPELLYGEDTNRNGILDPNEDDGDATLPLDNADGVLNAGWSAYLTVHSREINIRPDGSEKINVNQTMLTELYDQLETELGPDEARFIVAYRVSGPLQTAEDLDSGPTLTTVGGSTSEQQALNELATGLAKAIFSEEGVTVTRGGMDLSAGAAFTINSIYDLVGSEVEIEIDGTKTTLTSPWPADAASMTTSLPILHDMLTTTKNQYIEGRIQISEARLETLLGIPEMDETLANAIVNSQMTATNGAPATEISQARQTTGWLVIEGLTTIEQLRKLAPYICSGGDVFRVQTLGYFGQSGQMTRMEAIIDGTFIPPRITYVRDLSNLGAGYDLSTVQGTSPDQ; from the coding sequence ATGAAGTACACCGTCAATTCACAACCTGGTTTTCGTAGCATTCGACAGACACCTGTCGGCAGGCTGTCGGAACGCGCAGGTAGCACTTTGCTGGTCGTGCTAGTAGTCGTGGTGATGCTCAGTCTGGGGGCGTATACCTTTTCGGAACTGATGATCGTGGAGATCGAAGCCACCAACAGCTATGGTCGGGCGATTCAGTCTCGGGAGCTGGCGCTTTCCGGAATCGAACTGGCGGCCGCCTATGTTGGAGATCGCTCTGATGTTGATGGCTGGAATTCGTATCACAATCCGAGTCAGTTTCAGAATATCAATCTGATTCCCAGCGATGTTCCCCGCGTGAGTGGCTATTTCAGTATTGTTGCCCCGGTCATCTCAGACGCACAATCAAAAACCATTCGCTTCGGTTTGAGTAATGAGTCGGGCAAGTTGAATCTCAATATTCTGGCGACGGAAGAGGACAATGAACTGGATGTTGAGGCAATCACTGCTGTTGATCGTCTGATGTATATCCCGAATATGACTGAGGAAATTGCCTCGGCGATTCTGGACTGGATCGATGAAGATGATGATCCACGCGCTTATGGGGCTGAAAGCGATTACTATGGTACATTGGAATCACCTTATTACGCAAAAAATGCCCCGCTGGAATCACTGGATGAACTGTTGCTCGTCCGTGGAGTGACTCCGGAACTACTCTATGGTGAAGATACAAATCGCAATGGTATTCTCGATCCGAATGAGGACGATGGCGATGCCACGCTGCCCCTGGACAATGCAGATGGGGTGCTGAATGCAGGCTGGTCGGCTTATCTCACAGTACACAGTCGAGAGATAAATATTCGTCCGGATGGCTCTGAGAAGATTAACGTCAATCAGACCATGCTCACGGAACTCTACGATCAACTGGAGACCGAACTGGGACCTGATGAAGCCCGGTTCATCGTCGCTTACAGAGTGAGTGGGCCCCTGCAGACTGCTGAAGATCTGGACTCGGGGCCAACCTTGACAACCGTGGGAGGCAGTACGTCGGAACAACAGGCCTTAAATGAACTGGCGACCGGTCTGGCCAAAGCAATATTTTCGGAAGAGGGAGTGACGGTCACCCGCGGGGGCATGGACCTGTCTGCCGGAGCCGCATTCACAATCAATTCCATTTATGATCTGGTGGGATCAGAAGTGGAAATCGAAATCGATGGGACCAAGACAACACTGACCAGTCCCTGGCCTGCAGATGCGGCGAGCATGACGACCAGTCTCCCGATTCTCCATGACATGTTGACGACCACAAAGAATCAGTACATTGAGGGACGAATTCAGATCAGTGAAGCCCGCCTGGAAACTCTGTTGGGAATTCCCGAAATGGATGAAACGCTGGCTAATGCGATCGTAAATTCCCAAATGACTGCTACAAACGGAGCCCCTGCCACAGAAATCAGCCAGGCTCGTCAGACAACGGGATGGCTTGTGATTGAAGGTCTGACGACAATAGAACAGTTGCGAAAACTGGCCCCCTATATCTGTAGTGGCGGCGATGTCTTTCGAGTGCAGACGCTGGGCTATTTCGGTCAGTCAGGACAGATGACTCGCATGGAAGCCATTATTGACGGAACTTTTATTCCGCCACGCATTACCTATGTTCGTGATTTAAGTAATCTCGGTGCAGGCTATGATCTCTCGACGGTACAGGGAACGTCACCGGATCAGTAA
- a CDS encoding GspE/PulE family protein, translated as MEISDILQRRGILDERQLLLAQQSANGHRLDRVVMDMGLASEEDLLKAFADELGMKYFELKDYQVDTQLLSQFPATPIFRHSLLPLQRENGRVLVASADPFDFEALDELSSLSGEVLEPVLALHEDVVDLIKQNLGVGGDTINELVSQKAAEDGVELLEEVSEEHGELADMAQTASVIRLVNELLVEALQQQASDVHIEPHETGLVVRYRVDGLLRVQSVPPEINHFYSAIITRLKIMAHLNIAEKRLPQDGRIKLRVTGREIDVRVSIIPMIYGEGVVLRLLDKERMVFRLDNVGLNADMLSTFREMIELPHGIILVTGPTGSGKTSTLYSALNEIKSPETKIITVEDPVEYHSEGISQIQVNSRIGLTFAAGLRSILRHDPDVVLIGEIRDGETANSAIQASLTGHLVFSTLHTNDSPGAFTRLVDMGVEAYLVASTVEAVLAQRLVRVLCKHCKRPHQPHPDKIPPDFPLERMQEIYEPVGCRHCREMGYSGRIGILELLINDPVIRKLCTEHASSGQIRDYARKNGWQTLRDAGWEKVLAGITSIDEILRVTKGDI; from the coding sequence ATGGAAATCAGTGATATTCTCCAACGACGTGGCATCCTTGACGAACGCCAGTTGCTGTTAGCCCAGCAATCGGCGAACGGTCATCGTCTGGACCGCGTGGTAATGGATATGGGGCTCGCCTCTGAAGAGGATCTGCTCAAAGCGTTCGCCGATGAATTGGGCATGAAATATTTCGAGCTCAAAGACTATCAGGTCGATACCCAGCTGCTGTCGCAGTTTCCGGCAACTCCGATCTTTCGTCATTCCCTGCTCCCCTTACAGCGTGAAAATGGACGCGTGCTGGTCGCTTCTGCCGACCCGTTTGACTTCGAAGCCCTGGATGAACTCAGCTCGCTCAGTGGTGAAGTACTGGAGCCTGTGCTCGCGTTGCATGAAGACGTCGTCGATCTGATCAAGCAGAACCTGGGTGTTGGCGGCGATACCATCAACGAACTGGTCTCTCAGAAAGCGGCTGAAGACGGCGTTGAACTTCTGGAAGAAGTCTCCGAGGAACATGGTGAACTGGCCGACATGGCACAGACCGCCTCGGTGATTCGTCTGGTTAACGAATTGCTCGTGGAGGCGCTTCAGCAGCAGGCCAGTGACGTGCACATTGAACCACACGAAACCGGACTGGTGGTCCGTTATCGTGTGGATGGTCTGTTGCGGGTGCAATCGGTGCCACCAGAGATCAATCATTTTTATTCAGCGATCATTACGCGTCTGAAAATCATGGCGCATCTGAATATCGCGGAAAAACGACTTCCCCAGGACGGACGCATCAAACTACGAGTTACGGGGCGTGAAATCGATGTGCGTGTTTCGATCATTCCCATGATTTACGGCGAAGGCGTCGTACTGCGTCTGCTCGACAAAGAACGCATGGTTTTCCGACTGGATAATGTGGGGTTGAATGCGGACATGCTGTCTACATTCCGTGAAATGATCGAGCTGCCTCACGGAATTATTCTGGTGACCGGACCTACGGGTAGCGGTAAAACTTCGACGCTTTACAGTGCTTTGAACGAGATTAAAAGTCCGGAAACGAAAATCATCACGGTGGAAGATCCGGTCGAGTATCACAGCGAAGGGATCAGCCAGATTCAGGTGAATTCCCGCATCGGATTGACTTTCGCAGCCGGACTGAGAAGTATTTTGCGTCACGACCCGGATGTAGTTTTGATCGGGGAAATTCGTGATGGAGAAACTGCGAACAGCGCCATTCAGGCATCGCTGACCGGGCACCTTGTTTTCAGCACGCTGCACACCAACGACTCACCCGGTGCTTTTACCCGTCTGGTTGATATGGGAGTGGAAGCATACCTGGTGGCCAGTACGGTAGAAGCCGTTCTGGCTCAGCGTCTGGTGCGTGTCCTCTGTAAACATTGTAAACGACCACATCAGCCTCACCCGGATAAAATTCCCCCGGACTTTCCCCTGGAACGGATGCAGGAAATTTATGAACCTGTGGGGTGTCGACACTGTAGAGAAATGGGATACTCGGGGCGTATTGGTATCCTGGAACTGCTCATAAATGATCCTGTTATACGAAAATTGTGTACCGAACACGCCAGCTCAGGCCAGATTCGCGATTACGCGCGAAAGAATGGCTGGCAGACCTTAAGGGATGCCGGTTGGGAAAAGGTCCTCGCCGGAATCACGTCGATCGATGAGATCCTGCGGGTCACCAAGGGAGATATTTAA
- a CDS encoding prepilin-type N-terminal cleavage/methylation domain-containing protein has translation MKRSTSHKHVHMVQLPGFTLLEVILAIGLTSLLLAAIYSALDLYWKYTTLGHRQVEQAQIARAVFQKISHDLHCVTYRLETAEAETEGTGSADSETEEAETVEIQVTSTDDAYTSGNIGVYGDSQSLVLHTSRPARQPLLLSSNSGATTAPSVRSDLLSVSYFLAVAGAGGLQGAAGDQFRNTSGGGEDVQGVARLEGDRLSMSMADQAADLEQMASQSELLAPEISSLQFQYFDGTDWLELWDSTEYGTVPQAIRVTIGFRSDLQQTSLESVNEKINGYNNTYSMVIALPLALPAVLQTTEQDTSSF, from the coding sequence ATGAAACGCTCCACATCGCACAAGCATGTTCACATGGTACAATTACCCGGGTTCACCCTGCTCGAAGTCATCCTGGCCATTGGGCTGACCAGTCTGCTGCTGGCCGCCATTTATTCCGCCCTGGATCTCTACTGGAAATATACAACTCTTGGGCATCGCCAGGTGGAACAGGCTCAGATTGCGCGAGCCGTCTTCCAGAAAATATCACATGATCTGCACTGCGTGACTTATCGACTGGAGACCGCAGAAGCAGAGACGGAGGGTACAGGCTCTGCTGATTCAGAGACCGAAGAAGCAGAAACCGTCGAAATCCAGGTGACCAGTACCGATGATGCCTACACTTCGGGAAACATCGGCGTGTATGGTGATAGTCAGTCTCTTGTGCTCCACACCAGCAGACCAGCCCGACAGCCTCTCCTGCTCTCTTCGAATTCTGGAGCAACCACCGCGCCGAGCGTCCGTAGTGATTTGCTTTCCGTATCTTACTTTCTGGCAGTTGCGGGGGCCGGAGGACTGCAAGGGGCCGCCGGCGATCAGTTTCGGAATACTTCTGGGGGCGGTGAAGATGTGCAGGGAGTGGCTCGTCTGGAAGGAGACCGGCTCTCAATGAGCATGGCAGATCAGGCTGCGGATCTGGAGCAGATGGCGTCACAGTCAGAACTCCTGGCACCGGAAATCAGCAGTCTGCAGTTTCAATATTTTGATGGCACTGACTGGCTCGAACTCTGGGACAGCACTGAATACGGGACCGTACCGCAGGCAATCAGGGTCACAATCGGCTTTCGCAGCGATTTGCAACAGACTTCGTTGGAGTCTGTGAACGAAAAAATCAATGGTTATAACAATACCTACAGCATGGTGATTGCACTCCCGCTGGCTCTACCTGCGGTATTACAGACGACCGAACAGGATACCAGTTCGTTTTAA